DNA from Bacteroidia bacterium:
TAAGATTTTTTAACCACAACTAAAACAGCATTGAATCTTTAACACCAAAATAAATATTAAGTATCATGAAAAAAACATCATTCACAATTTCAGCTCTGATAATTGTGCTCCTTTTTTACGCTTGCAGCAGAAACGTGAACCCAACAAAGTCAAGAACTACCGAAGGTCAAACAACAACAATGGGTGAAAAAAAACGAGGTAAGACAGATGCCTGTATGACACCAACTTCAGCTAAAGACAGCGCAAAATACATCAGTAAACAAGTAACTGTCAAAGGAGATGTAGAGCATCCTCTTATATTAACAGTAGATTCACTAAAAGCCATGAACGTAGCTACCATTGAAAACTTCAACGTTATTTGCCAGAGTGGAGCAAATATGAAAGAAAACAAAACCTGCAAAGGAGTGCTTTTAAAAGAGATACTTGAAAAAGCAAAAATAGTGCAGCATAACCACAAAGACAGAAACTTTTACATCGTTGCCCGCGCTACCGATAACTATAAAGCAACATTTTCTTGGGCAGAAATATTTAATAATCCAACAGGCGATAATGTGTACATCCTGTTTGAAGAAAATGGCCAACCCATTAAAGAACAGGGAGATATGATTTTGATTTGTAAAAATGACATAAAAACAGGCCCTCGCCATGTTTATTGGCTAAAAAATATTGAAGTAAAAAGAGTAAATTAGAAACAGAATCAATAAACCTCTACGAGGCTAAATTAAACCAATAACTTGTTGGCCAAAAAGCAGCAAGATCTGTATTCAATTATGAATCACTGCCTTAATTTTTGGAGATATTTTATTGGGGAAAAGTTAAAAAAAGATTTGGATTGTATTCTGTATTGCAGTAATTTTGCAGCACAATTTGATTTTTCATTTTGCCCGGTCGTATAAAGGCAGTACAGCTGATTTTGGTTCAGCGTGTGGGGGTTCGAATCCTCCCTGGGCAACGAGAGTATGGATTCCCGGATAAAGATATTTTCAGGTAGTGCCTCGCGGGAATTGGCCAGTTGTATAGCAGACTCTAGCGGAACCACCTTAGGAGAAGTTAATATTACGCGGTTTAGTGACGGCGAAATACAACCCCAATATTTAGAATCGGTGCGTGGTTATGACTTATTCATTGTTCAATCTACTTACGGAACTTCGGATAACTTGTTAGAACTACTGCTCCTGATTGATGCCGCTAAACGCGCATCAGCATATCAAATAACAGTAGTGATGCCGTATTTTGGTTATGCACGTCAAGACAGAAAAGATAAATCAAGGGTTTCAATAGCCTCAAAGTTGATTGCTAATATACTTACAGCCGCCGGTGCCAATCGCGTTGTTACGATGGATTTACATGCAGGCCAAATTCAAGCCTTTTTTGATATCCCCTTAGATAATTTAGACGCAAGTGCTGTCCTGATTCCACATATAGAACAGCTAAATTTAACGGATATAATTATAGCTGCACCAGATATGGGAGGAGTTACTCGCGCAAGAACTTATGCTAAACATCTGCGCTCAGATATGGTTGTGATAGATAAGCACAGAGAACGGGCTAATCAAGTGAGTAGTATGCAGGTAATTGGAGACGTAACCGGCAAAAATGTCATCCTCGTAGATGATATTGTAGATACCGCAGGTACGCTATGCAAAGCCTCTGACCACTTGATAGAAAAAGGCGCAAAATCAGTGCGAGCAGCTATTACGCATGGCGTTTTATCCGGAGAAGCTATCCAAAGAATCGAAAACTCAACACTCACCGAATTAGTCGTTACAGACACAATACCGCTAAATAAAACTTCTCCCAAAATCAAAGTTGTTTCAATTGCTCGTATTTTTGCCCAAGCATTAAACAAAATTCATAATCTTGAATCTGTTAGTTCTTTATTTTTAAAATAAAAAAAGTTACGTTATATGAAATCTATTCAATTACAAGGTACTGAACGTACCCATAGTTCTAAAGCCGACATCAGAGGCCTGCGTAAACAAGGGTTAATCCCGTGTGTACTCTACGGAAAAGATACTAATATTCAGTTTTTTGCACCGGAAAAAGAATTACGAAAAGTAATCTACACCCAAGAAACCTATTTGGTGCAGCTTGAAATTAATGGGAAAACCTACGAATCAGTAGCGAGAGAATCCCAATTTCATCCGGTTACAGAATCTTTACTGCACATGGATTTCTTCTGCACTAGGCCGGATAAAGCCATTGACATATTTTTACCCCTTAAAGTTGAAGGAAACCCTGCCGGTGTTTTAGCAGGCGGAACCCTGAATGTAAAACAGAGAAGATTACGCGTTTCCGGTTTAACAAGCGTTTTACCAAGCCATATTTCTGTTGATATTTCCCATTTAGAGTTAGGGCAATCTATGAAAGTAGGTGCCATCGTAATTGAAAATATAACAATCTTAACAAGTCCGGATGTTGGTATTGCTACCATAGAGATTCCTCGTAGCTTACGCCAAAAATAAAACCCAAATACTCCAAACATAACCGTTTTATATCTTATTATTAACAAAGCTATTTTTTTGCAACCTTTTTATTCATGCTGGCGTATAGATACTCTGAAAATGCCTGAATATAGAGGATGAAAAATGATAGAGATACTACAGAGATTGGCATAGCGGGTTTTGTTTTAAGTTGGTTAGAGTTCCACATTGTAGATAATTTTTTTAGATATTCTGAAGAAAGAGTTTTATTTTTCGCCTTACAATTCAAGTTACAAAGGAATTATCTTAGAATAAAACCTCCATGTTTAACTAAAAAATAATAATACGATAACTAAATGAGGCACTTGAAAAAAAAGAAACAGGAACATCTTACTTCAAAACCCTTAACAAAAGGAACAAAAGAGGGCAGCGAATTGTATTTAGCTCCTGAGACATGGATTTTTGTCAGTCAGATATTTCAATCCATTTTTGATAAACGTATAAAGCGTTTATCAAAAAATCAAAGTAATCAGGTCAGAAAATTTTTATTAGAAAACAAACCACAATAAAGGATGAGGCAGTTAAAAATAAGTAAACAGATAACCAATAGAGAGTCTCAGTCCTTAGACAAATACCTACAAGAAATTGGACGTGTGGAGCTTTTGACACCCGACGAAGAGGTAGAGTTGGCGCAACGCATCAAAGAAGGCGACCAATACGCATTAGAAAAACTTACGAAAGCTAACCTACGTTTTGTGGTTTCAGTAGCTAAACAGTATCAAAATCAAGGACTTTCATTAGGCGACCTTATTAATGAGGGAAATTTAGGTCTTATTAAAGCAGCAAAGCGTTTTGACGAAACACGTGGCTTCAAGTTTATTTCTTATGCAGTTTGGTGGATTCGTCAAAGTATATTACAGGCGTTAGCTGAGCAATCCAGGATAGTTCGTTTACCCCTTAATCGGGTTGGTGCGCTAAATAAAATAGGTAAAGCTTTTGCCAAACTTGAACAAGAGTATGAAAGAGAGCCGGCACCTCATGAAATTGCGGAGATATTAGATGGAATGACGGCTACCGAAGTTTCTGACACCCTGAAAATTGCTGGCAGGCACGTTTCTATGGATGCCCCATTTGTTCAAGGAGAAGAAAACCGACTGCTTGACGTTCTGGAAAACGATGAAGAACCTCGCCCAGACCAAGGTCTGATGAACGAAAGCCTTAGCAAAGAAGTAGATAGAGCTTTGAGTATGCTTACGCAGCGAGAAGCAGAAGTCGTGAGATTGTATTTCGGTATCGGCATAGAACACTCCCTAACACTCGAAGAAATCGGAGAAAAATTTGACTTAACCCGTGAACGAGTACGGCAAATTAAGGAAAAAGCTATCCGAAGGCTCCGCCACACATCCCGCAGCAAAACCCTGAAATCGTATCTTGGCTAAAAAATCATGCGCTTGGCAACGCTTATTGAAGGATTATTATTCGTTGCCGAGCAACCAATTAGCCTAAGCGAGATTACTGAAATCTGCCTCTCAGCAGACCCAGAAACAACGATCGAAATAGTAGAGAAAAATATCGAACTGCTAAAAATACAATATCAATCTGAAAACTACGCCTTTAATATCGTAAAAATAGCAGAAGGCTACCAACTATTAACTAAATCAGAACTAACACCCTATTTACGTAAAATATTAGTTCATAAAGAACAACGAAAAGTCAGCAAGGCAATGTTAGATGTTTTAGCTATAATCGCATACAAACAACCTATCACGAAGCCGGAAATTGAACTTATACGCGGAGTAAATTGTGATTATGCCCTAAGTAAATTACTTGAAAAGAATTTAATAGAAATTTCTGGACGTGCCGAAGCCCCCGGAAGACCATTATTATACCAGACATCGAATATCTTTTTGCAACATTTTGGCATCAATAATCTTTCTGAACTCCCTAAGATTTCTGAACTTCCGGAATTGTCCCCAACAAAAATAATTGAATATAACCCTGACAAACTTCCTAACAACTAAACAACTTGACGAGAGTCAATTAAGCCTAATACTATGAGTAATAATCCGCACAACAAGCACCGTACCAAAATAAAAAAATTGGGTTCGGGGGGCAGCCATTCGTTTTTTCATAAAAAATCAGAATCATCCGGCTCTTTTGAAGAAAAAAGGTTTCATAATAAAAGAAACGATTTTGATAAATCTAACTCAATAGATAATTCTAAGTCATCCTACTCACAAGATAGAGAGCGTTATCCTAAGCGGGAATCTTCTTATTCACAAGACAGAGAGCGTTATCCTAAGCGGGAATCATCCTATTCACAAGACAGAGNNNNNNNNNNNNNNNNNNNNNNNNNNNNNNNNNNNNNNNNNNNNNNNNNNNNNNNNNNNNNNNNNNNNNNNNNNNNNNNNNNNNNNNNNNNNNNNNNNNNAGCGTTATCCTAAGCGGGAATCTTCCTACTCACAAGACAGAGAGCGTTATCCTAAGCGGGAATCTTCCTACTCACAAGACAGAGAGCGTTATCCTAAACGGGAATCTTCCTACTCACAAGACAGAGAGCGTTACCCTAAGCGGGAATCTTCCTACTCACAAGATAGAGAGCGTTATCCTAAGCGGGAATCTTTTTATTCACAAGACAGAGAGCGTTATCCTAAGCGGGAATCTTCAGATTCACAAGACAGAGAGCGTTATCCCAAGCGGGAATCTTCAGATTCACAAGATAGAGAGCGTTATCCCAAGCGAGAATCATCCTACTCACAAGACAGAGATCGTTATCCCAAGCGAGAATCTTCCTACTCACAAGATAGAGAGCGTTATCCTAAGCGGGAATCATCAGATTCACAAGACAGAGAGCGTTATCCTAAGCGGGAATCATCCTACTCACAAGACAGAGAGCGTTATCCCAAGCGGGAATCATCCTACTCACAAGATAGAGAGCGTTATCCTAAGCGGGAGTCATCTTATTCACAAGATAGAGAGCGTTACTCGGAGACTGGATCGGATAGAGATCCAGAACTTTCAAAAAGGCTACAAGAGCATTTTAATAATAGACGAAGTGATTCTCCCAAAGGTGGGCGTGGAAAAACGTTTCGGAGAAATACATTTGCTGATTCATTACCAAGTAAGAGTGAGATTTTTACGCACGCAGAAACGGTTATGCGACTCAATCGTTACATGGCTATTTCCGGCTGCTGTGCCCGTAGAGATGCTGATGACTTAATTGTAAAGGGACAAGTTACTGTAAATGGAGATGTTGTAACTACGCTGGGTGCCCGTGTAAATACAGAAACAGATGTTATACAAGTGAACGGGAAAACGGTTAAGCCGCAACATTATGTTTATATTTTACTCAACAAGCCCAAGAATTATATTACTACTACCGAAGATGATAAAGAAAGAAAAACGGTTTTAGAGCTGTTAAATAATCTGCCAACTAAGAGGGTTTTTCCGGTGGGTAGATTGGATAGAAATACAACCGGAATCTTGTTGATTACAAATGACGGCTCTTTAACAGAAAAACTAACCCATCCTTCATTTGAAGTTTCTAAGGTTTATCATGTTCGTTTAGATAGACCTGTAAAACCAGAAGATATGGAGGCACTTCAAACCGGGATTATGTTAGAAGATGGCTTTTCTAAGGTAGATAAAATCAGTTATATTGAGATAAATGACCGAATTTCAACAGACCAAGTGGGAGTAGAAATCCACATGGGTAAGAATAGAATTATCCGCAGAATGTTTGAACATCTTGGGTATCAGGTAATGTCTTTAGACAGAACTAAATATGCTTCTTTAACCAAAAAAGGAGTACCGCGTGGGCATTGGCGTTTTTTAACATCCAAAGAAGTAGCCTACTTAAAAATGCTTCCCGATAAGTCAGAATCTTAAAAAGAGTAGCGTACTTGTAGTTTTAGCTCTGTACGTTTATTTCCTTGAATTAAATCTAATCCAGACCCGATTGTGTTTTCGTGATATAGTCGGGTTTGGGCTATTCGTACCCAAAAATCTACATTACGTTTAATGTTTCCGGCCAACATGAAGTACCAACGCTGGCCTAATCCGTAGTATGCCGGAATAGAGAAAGCTGTTAATACATCTTGTTCGTAAGCATAAATCCGTGCATTATAATCCGGAACACGAAAATGAGCCCAACGCACAGTAGCTTCTAACCAAGGTATAAACTTCCATACAACATCTTGGTAAAAAAGCAATCCTTGTTGGGTATAAAGATTCTCTTTACTATACCAAACCGTTTCCAGCCGTGAATGAAGTTGAAGATTTTTGGCAACTAAATAATTAAAATCTAAGCGGAGTGTTTTTTTGACTACTGGAACTTGGTAAACAAGCATTTGGTTCGTTTCTGAACTGGATACATCTTGCTGCTTGAAGTCTCGCCTAAAACGAATATAAACCGAAGAATTACGGTTGATTTTATAGCTTATCTGGTGTAGGGTTTCTACTCCGTAGCTTGGAGCAGATGTTTTATAAAGATACCAAGGAAAGTAAATTACGTCTAAAAAAGAGGAATATGACCATTTGGAGTTAATTTTTAATTTAAGTCCGGTGTAAATTGCCCGTTCATTTTGGAGGTCTAACGGTCGTTCTCCGAAAATGAAGCCATGCATTGAGTGGTAATCTTTGGGTAGATTTCTAATCTGGATAGCGAGTTCTGCGCGGGATGATACTGCGGCAGTAACGCCGGCAATACCGGCAACAGCACCGGAGGCCGAACGGGCTATTTCCCCAAAGAAATTCATGTTCCTAAAACCCCAATCCCAATCAAAACCAACCAAATTATTGGTTTTTCCATTAAAGTTGTATCTCTGATAAGAATCCTCTCCGCGATACCAAGGTGTGCTATATCTTTGGTATAGGCCGGTTATTCCGATGTTTAAATTTCTTTCTGAAAAGGCTACCCGTCCACCTAATAAATCTTCTGAAACACTGGCTTTCTGATTGATTTCACTTTCAGTGCGATGGTAGCCAAAGGTTTGAAAACTTGTAAATACCTCGTTATCAAATACTAAAGTGTCATATAGGGTTTTTACGGCAGCATCTAAATATTGGCGGGAGGCATAGACACTGAGCGAAAATTGTTTTAGTGCATAGGTTGCAGCTGCTCCACGTAAAAAATTAACTTCGTTGATAGAGGTGTAGGGTTGAATCCCTAAATCTACTCTCTTTACAGCGTTAATAGTTTCTGAGCCTTTTCCAAAGCCCAACCCCCTTGAAAGAATCAGCCCTTGTCCAACACTTACGACATAATCTCCGACTACGAGTCTTTTGAGGTTACCAAAATCCCGTAGATAAAAATGAGCACTTAGATAATCATAGCCATAAGATCTCTTGGAGGGGTTCCAGCGAAAAGGCTCTCCGGCATCATTTTCTCCAATCAGGGCTATACTTACATTTTGGCGGTATTGGTAGCGGATTCTGCTAAATGATTTCCACGGTGAACCTAAATATCTGGTTTTAGGCTGCCCTCTTGAAGTGGTATCCGGTGGTAAAAATCCCTCTTGCGGCTCTAATATCCTTGAAAATCTTTGTATGGTAGAGAACTTCCCACCTTCTAAAATTAGCTTAAAATCAGGGCCTTTGGGATGTTGGTGTTTTCCGCGTATATCTAAACTTTTTCCTTCTTCTACTTTAATAAAGGGTTTTATTTTGGCGAAAACGTCTGCTGTCATTCCGGGAACGGCTTGTAACTCATAAATACTGGTTAAGAACCCAAATTTATAAATGTAATTTTGAATAGCAGTAACCAGCATAGGGGAGAGGCCGGGTAGGTTAGCAAGTTGTTCGGCAGTTGCTTGATTTAGATCTAAGGGATTTCTTATCAGGTCGTTAAGATAATCCGTTAAAGTTGTCCAGTCTGTTTCTGAATCTTCTTGGGAACTTGTAACGGCATCTTCTATCAGTTGCTCTACATCGCGCTCTGCATTTATGGTATCTGCAATGAGTACTTGGCTGTAGCTCTTGGCAGTATAACCCAACAAACAGAGCATCATCCAAACTAACCCAAAGCTACGGTTTAGTAGTTTGCTGCTTTTCATTACTTGGGCGATTTACTAGATAAGAAAATGAAAATTGTGGAGTAAAGCCAAGGAGTAAATGACGCTCCATGCTAAAGTCCAGTTGATAGCTTTTCCATTTTAAACCAATTCCTGCGGTATAAACGAAGGGTTCTGTACGAGCACCTAATCGAATAGCCAGAATGGGGTGGGGTTTATATTCTAAGCCTACGCGCATATCTAATGGCCAAATAGAACTTTGGTAGGCTTCTGCTGCTACGGAAAATGTTTTTCCGACTTTCCATAATGCGCCTACGGATAGCACAGTAGGTAATGGTTCCTCACGATTAATTTTTAGCCGTGCTTGGTTTAAGTTAGTTACTCTTGCTCCAATATCTATTGAT
Protein-coding regions in this window:
- a CDS encoding pseudouridine synthase, translated to RYPKRESSYSQDRERYPKRESSYSQDRERYPKRESSYSQDRERYPKRESSYSQDRERYPKRESFYSQDRERYPKRESSDSQDRERYPKRESSDSQDRERYPKRESSYSQDRDRYPKRESSYSQDRERYPKRESSDSQDRERYPKRESSYSQDRERYPKRESSYSQDRERYPKRESSYSQDRERYSETGSDRDPELSKRLQEHFNNRRSDSPKGGRGKTFRRNTFADSLPSKSEIFTHAETVMRLNRYMAISGCCARRDADDLIVKGQVTVNGDVVTTLGARVNTETDVIQVNGKTVKPQHYVYILLNKPKNYITTTEDDKERKTVLELLNNLPTKRVFPVGRLDRNTTGILLITNDGSLTEKLTHPSFEVSKVYHVRLDRPVKPEDMEALQTGIMLEDGFSKVDKISYIEINDRISTDQVGVEIHMGKNRIIRRMFEHLGYQVMSLDRTKYASLTKKGVPRGHWRFLTSKEVAYLKMLPDKSES
- the scpB gene encoding SMC-Scp complex subunit ScpB — its product is MRLATLIEGLLFVAEQPISLSEITEICLSADPETTIEIVEKNIELLKIQYQSENYAFNIVKIAEGYQLLTKSELTPYLRKILVHKEQRKVSKAMLDVLAIIAYKQPITKPEIELIRGVNCDYALSKLLEKNLIEISGRAEAPGRPLLYQTSNIFLQHFGINNLSELPKISELPELSPTKIIEYNPDKLPNN
- a CDS encoding sigma-70 family RNA polymerase sigma factor, which codes for MRQLKISKQITNRESQSLDKYLQEIGRVELLTPDEEVELAQRIKEGDQYALEKLTKANLRFVVSVAKQYQNQGLSLGDLINEGNLGLIKAAKRFDETRGFKFISYAVWWIRQSILQALAEQSRIVRLPLNRVGALNKIGKAFAKLEQEYEREPAPHEIAEILDGMTATEVSDTLKIAGRHVSMDAPFVQGEENRLLDVLENDEEPRPDQGLMNESLSKEVDRALSMLTQREAEVVRLYFGIGIEHSLTLEEIGEKFDLTRERVRQIKEKAIRRLRHTSRSKTLKSYLG
- a CDS encoding ribose-phosphate pyrophosphokinase codes for the protein MDSRIKIFSGSASRELASCIADSSGTTLGEVNITRFSDGEIQPQYLESVRGYDLFIVQSTYGTSDNLLELLLLIDAAKRASAYQITVVMPYFGYARQDRKDKSRVSIASKLIANILTAAGANRVVTMDLHAGQIQAFFDIPLDNLDASAVLIPHIEQLNLTDIIIAAPDMGGVTRARTYAKHLRSDMVVIDKHRERANQVSSMQVIGDVTGKNVILVDDIVDTAGTLCKASDHLIEKGAKSVRAAITHGVLSGEAIQRIENSTLTELVVTDTIPLNKTSPKIKVVSIARIFAQALNKIHNLESVSSLFLK
- a CDS encoding 50S ribosomal protein L25, encoding MKSIQLQGTERTHSSKADIRGLRKQGLIPCVLYGKDTNIQFFAPEKELRKVIYTQETYLVQLEINGKTYESVARESQFHPVTESLLHMDFFCTRPDKAIDIFLPLKVEGNPAGVLAGGTLNVKQRRLRVSGLTSVLPSHISVDISHLELGQSMKVGAIVIENITILTSPDVGIATIEIPRSLRQK
- a CDS encoding molybdopterin-dependent oxidoreductase, with product MKKTSFTISALIIVLLFYACSRNVNPTKSRTTEGQTTTMGEKKRGKTDACMTPTSAKDSAKYISKQVTVKGDVEHPLILTVDSLKAMNVATIENFNVICQSGANMKENKTCKGVLLKEILEKAKIVQHNHKDRNFYIVARATDNYKATFSWAEIFNNPTGDNVYILFEENGQPIKEQGDMILICKNDIKTGPRHVYWLKNIEVKRVN
- a CDS encoding helix-hairpin-helix domain-containing protein is translated as MKSSKLLNRSFGLVWMMLCLLGYTAKSYSQVLIADTINAERDVEQLIEDAVTSSQEDSETDWTTLTDYLNDLIRNPLDLNQATAEQLANLPGLSPMLVTAIQNYIYKFGFLTSIYELQAVPGMTADVFAKIKPFIKVEEGKSLDIRGKHQHPKGPDFKLILEGGKFSTIQRFSRILEPQEGFLPPDTTSRGQPKTRYLGSPWKSFSRIRYQYRQNVSIALIGENDAGEPFRWNPSKRSYGYDYLSAHFYLRDFGNLKRLVVGDYVVSVGQGLILSRGLGFGKGSETINAVKRVDLGIQPYTSINEVNFLRGAAATYALKQFSLSVYASRQYLDAAVKTLYDTLVFDNEVFTSFQTFGYHRTESEINQKASVSEDLLGGRVAFSERNLNIGITGLYQRYSTPWYRGEDSYQRYNFNGKTNNLVGFDWDWGFRNMNFFGEIARSASGAVAGIAGVTAAVSSRAELAIQIRNLPKDYHSMHGFIFGERPLDLQNERAIYTGLKLKINSKWSYSSFLDVIYFPWYLYKTSAPSYGVETLHQISYKINRNSSVYIRFRRDFKQQDVSSSETNQMLVYQVPVVKKTLRLDFNYLVAKNLQLHSRLETVWYSKENLYTQQGLLFYQDVVWKFIPWLEATVRWAHFRVPDYNARIYAYEQDVLTAFSIPAYYGLGQRWYFMLAGNIKRNVDFWVRIAQTRLYHENTIGSGLDLIQGNKRTELKLQVRYSF